One Brachybacterium aquaticum genomic region harbors:
- a CDS encoding VOC family protein produces the protein MTSPAPRPGLHHLELWTADLAAAEPAWDWLLTALGWSAERVEGWELGRIWRHPDGSYLVLEHSDDVRGDRADRRAPGMNHVALNAGDRATLDALRAEAPAHGWRELFADHYPHAGGEDHTAWYGEDPHGLEVELVATDSAD, from the coding sequence ATGACCTCCCCCGCGCCCCGCCCAGGCCTGCACCATCTCGAGCTGTGGACCGCCGATCTCGCCGCCGCCGAACCCGCCTGGGACTGGCTGCTGACCGCCCTCGGCTGGTCCGCCGAGCGGGTGGAGGGCTGGGAGCTGGGCCGCATCTGGCGCCACCCCGACGGCTCCTACCTGGTGCTCGAGCACTCCGACGACGTGCGCGGCGACCGGGCGGACCGCCGCGCCCCTGGCATGAACCACGTGGCCCTGAACGCCGGGGACCGCGCGACGCTCGACGCCCTTCGCGCCGAGGCCCCCGCCCACGGCTGGCGCGAGCTGTTCGCGGACCACTACCCGCATGCGGGCGGCGAGGACCACACCGCCTGGTACGGCGAGGACCCGCACGGCCTCGAGGTCGAGCTCGTCGCCACCGACAGCGCAGACTGA